In Clupea harengus unplaced genomic scaffold, Ch_v2.0.2, whole genome shotgun sequence, the genomic window TTCGCATAGGACAGCAgggaaacaaatgaacaaactgCACAGTAGAAACCCTGAACAAGCTTCAAAGTCACCAGCTTGCCAGCTGTATCACTAAAGATTTGTAGTCATATTATGATAATTGAACAGTTCTTAATGCCAACATTCAGCTTTAAAAGCAATGACCAGTTTCTCTTAGTTATCCCTCCAAAGCCACATCTTGTTCTTATTTCAGAGGAGCCATTTATTGCCCTTAAATGTGGTTTTCTTTTGCAACTTTGAAAAGACGCCGTATACTGGCTCCAGCCTGTCTGCCAAACTGGCACCGGCATCCTTTCATTGTGTTTGGGTCCATTGAATCAATTTGTAGGAATGGCAATTCAAAAACATGCTTCAGCAATACCACACCAGTGACATATGAATACCACAGCATGACAATTTTCAACGCATTTGGAAATGAGACCCTATGGCAGGAATAAACATTTTCACAATACGTGTGCAATTGCTGTTAGTGCATGCAATCGTGTTTTACATTCGGTTACTTTTAATATTAAGCACTGCAATTCAAGAAATTGACTTAAAAATTATACTCTTTTCAAATCTTGACAGAACGTTTTCAAATTCCCTACTACGTATAGTGTTCTTTTATCagttataacacacacaaagaaaaagatttcccacacagatataaacacagacaacagacaaacactgtTGACTTGTTTTCTTCACACTGAGCGATTGCTCATTTCTGAAGCACCTGACCGATTAATATCTCATGACTCAATTTTTCCATTTGCTTGGCCCTCAATCAAGGTTATTACCCTAATTTGGACTGCGTTTCTCTGCCTTAAGTTACATTAATGTGGGGCCTAATGCAGTCCCCGAAGTACAGATCACATTCAGCAATGTCTGTAAGTGATAGATCATAAATAAGAAATGACCTGTCCATTCAGGCTCACTCGCTATAGGGCTCAGCTGATGCAAAGGCTTGTGTCATggaatgtacacacaaacaacttgaaTTAATACAACTATTATTGGTAGCATTGATCTCAAAGACATTTAGTATTAGATAAAATAAGggagaaatgacatcacacTGACATGCATATAGACTTATAGAGCGATTGATCACCCGAAGTTTTTGTATACTTGTTTTATACTGACATAGTAAGCAAAGTTCAGGCTTTCAATTGTGATCATAGCTTTTCAGTAAATAGGGCAAAATATAGACTCTCTCCTGATAGCAGTAATTTAAATATGTCATGTGTGAGccagaacagagaaagaaaaatttTAATGGGGAACTTCTTTCATTTCTAAACTAACTTTATATAACAGTCCATATTTAGCTGTGAGTAATGTTAAGGTACACATGAATAAATGTTTGAATTCCTGACCATTCTTTTGGCTGCATAAGCTGTCTTAATATTTCACATTGCACCAAGAGAAATGTCttcactcaaaaaaaaaaaagcatttaaacGTGGCACACAAAACAATGACCTGAAAAGCATTTGACAAATGTAGGTCCTATATGCAAATTCAACTCTCACATTCTCAAACTGGCGGTTTAGGAATGCAGAACTTAATGTATACAACTTTTGAAACAAACTTAAACAGCGAGTGGCCAGTGCAGAATAACAAGCATGATTTTTTAAATGAGTGCTTTTGGGGAGTTTATGACAAACTACAGTGCCTTACCTGTTTGAACTGCTCTTCATAAGTCCACTCATGGTGCTGCGATTGTGCCTGAGCCATTCCACCGGGAGACTCGGGTTGCCTTGCGGCCGAGAATGACGGCTGAACTCTGGCGCCGGAGTGCTTCGGAGATTGTCCCGCATTAGAATGCATGCTGTGGCGAGGGAGATAGTGAGGCATAGGTCTCTCTATATCATCGTCCATGAATCCCTCGTTATCAATATCTTCGTCTTCAAGATCACGGTCTTCGTCTTCCATGCCACGATCACCCTCTAGGTCATCCTCAACGTCGGAATCGTCGGGTCTCTCAGGAAGCCTATGGGCGTCGGGGTGTGCAGGTTGCCGTTCGCTAGAACTTGCCCCCGGAGACGAGATAGGCGCTCCGACAGCGAAAGCACCCCTCACCGCTGCCTGATAGTGACGGAAAGCCAACGCTTGCTGCTGAATTTGTGAATCCATCATAGACCTGaggtctttgtctttttctgctTGGCGAAGCTTCTCTTCCAGCGCCAGACGGGCAGCCTGCTGCCGCTGAAGGTTCTCCATGACCGCCTCTAGCTTCATCCCGCCGCTCGGATGGTTGTGTGACTGCGACCCGGAGAAGTGACTGTGAGTGGTAGAGGATGGAACCAGCAGAGGATGGTTGTTCGCCGATGTGAACACGGCTTGCTGCTTGGATACAAAATGACACAATGATTAGACCATGACCAAACGTTTTTCAGATGCAAATCTTTTCAACTAGGCTATTAAATTACGCGACCATAGGATCAAACGCAAGCATATGTCACAGACGCAACTTGGCTGGTTCTTAACTGATAACTCGTGAGGTGAGCCTGAGTTTCGAGTAAAGTCTGGTTAACATGTCACTTTCAATTCACAATTTACATAGGACATTATTCAAGTCTGCGCACTAATCTACCTCCGCCTCTATTGCATCCATTACGATTAATGTGCTTGGGCAACACACTCGATTGCTTAATACTTCCGATAACGTTTTGAGTCCTAAAACCATCTCGCACTTCAAAGTGAAAAGAGCGCCTAAATGTCACTTGATGACACATAAGCCTAACTGGTTTAACGTTGATTAAAAATAACCTGTAGCCTACTGCTGAATGGGCTCTTGGTTACAGTTTCGTGTAATAGCCGATTGCCGACATATCGAAAACGCTCTAGAGTTAAAGATAGTTGTCAACAACGCGCGTTACAGTATGCTTGTTTCAGGTGTTACAAAATATACTATCACATAGCCTACCATCAgaaactaatgctaaaccattCAAACTGTTAGTTTCATGAAGGATTTCAGCAACGAGTCCATCGAAACATTCCAATGAAGTTAATCTCAGTGAGAATGGGAAATCAGATGCTTACCAAAGCAGATTTAGTTGCTATGCTGGTGTTGTCAACCATGCTTGTCCTGTCAGATATAAAGCAACTGTTCAAAAGTATCCCTTTTCAAAAGTCAGATGTGGATGTATTCCTGTTTCAACATCGAGATATTCGTGTCGACTGCGAGGAAATAATtcgtttaaaaaaatgaaacgcTGGCGAGCCCTTCCAGCCCCGAAGGTTTTGGCAACAAGTGGCAACTGTAGGCAGAATGACCTCTTCAGGCTGGAGATCAGCCCTTCTGCTCCCATTTGCTAACAACACGTCAATAGAGTGATAAATATGGAGGGCAGGGTCTACTGACAACGAAGGAAATACAGTTAAACAACCGGGAGATCTGGAGATTTAGCGACATGCGTACGGTTCAATGCTAGTCAGGAACGTGCTGTTATTTGTAATTGGCTACATTAATTAATTGTCACTGTCCACAATAATTACTTTCATCCGACAACTTGCCAAGCATATGATATCAAAACGAATAAACATGAACTCGTGACCACCAAATCGCCTCTATCTGTTGTTTACTGATTATGTCTactgagaaaaagcagagataTACTTCGCAAAGCAGACAAGATTTAATTGTTTAATAGCCTATAAAGAATAAGCAATACGGATGTAATGCAATTTAGTGACTAATAAGCAAGGACTATCAAAATATACAGTACAATGCAGAACTTAAATGTCCCTTTTTTCAAGTGTGCCTCTGAACAGAATTTCTTTAAGTTTATCTTACTGAAACAACATCGCACCACCGCAGGTTTTGCATCTTGATAATGAACACTTGTCTAGATATACCGCTAGTAGAACCTGATGCCTCTGAAAGAAAGCCAAATGACTTGAACCTACTCCAATGCACTGTCTGTCCTTCGTCGTTAACTACGTATTTATATCACGCTTCTAGTCCTAAAACACTGGCAGTGACAATAGAATATAGTTAACAATTTAATTTCTAGTTCTCCATTAAAGCAAAGTTTGAATACTGTTCTCCGTCTGTATCCATATTCACAGGTTGCAGTCTATCCTTGCTCTACTTAAGACCCATCCACTTTGACCATTACTACCTATAATAAACATACTATGTTATACATAAGGTCAAAATGCCCCACAGTGAAGTCACACGTTGTCTTTTATTTACACAAGCCATTGAACACTGGAATATCATCATGAGACCAAATATCACCTACCTTTAGCACAAACCTACACtaaattaaacaaattaaaCAGTCACTGAAATGGTTGTTTCTACCTCTGCATCATATCTTTCAGAGCAGTTATCCATGCAGTCATTTCTTACCTTTCATCGGTGGTGTAGAATTTAGTAAATCTTCCTCTGAATTAGTTACTTCAGCCATAACTTTAATCAAAGTAATAGTTTCAACATTTGTATGCTTTTTTTGTGATTAGGACAGCAGTTaaacaagaaataaaataaattggaCGTGTTTTGTTTAATACCGGTAAATACGTTTTAttcatataattttttttttttactttccaaCCAgacgtactgtatgtgtgtgtgaggctattAATAACAGCACAGTGAGCTCGGCCCAGCAGGACGGGGAGAAGAACTGGGCATTTGGTCTACGCTTGAGTTCCTGGAGTCATCCTTAAAGAGGCGTCAGCTTctgcctcttccctctcctcatcctcagtcATCCCCTGGGGGCCCCTTATTGTGCTTCTCCGAGCTAATGTTGTTTTGCCTCCAGCCAGGCTTATCTGCCAAAGTTATCTGTGAGCTGTGGAACACCGTGTTGATACTCTGATGCTATGTCCattcttttgtgtgtgcctgtgtactgTGTGATGAATCTTTTACAaaattttacatttcattttttaacaCTGAGTCTTAAAAACAACccctagtggtgtgtgtgtgtgtgtgtgtgtgtgtgtgtttatgtgtgaatgtattatGCACTTCATGAACATTCTGCCACCACCAAATCCTGAAacatggagatatttctgtcaggGAGCCCTAAAACAGACCCCGATTTGTCAGGTAACAGACCTATTTCAGTGAAATTGTTACTGATTGGTCGCACAGGTCTGACAGTCACAAATGTGATGTCTCAGTTGGCTTCATGTGGTTATGCCGCCACGGCAGCTCTAATCCTCCTGATGACCCCCGTTTTTCTCATCAAGATGAAAGGAACCATTAACAGCTGACCTCAATAGCTCTCTTTAAGCACGTGAGGATGTTTTGGCTTTGGGCACAGAGTAAAATTTATAATAATTCTCTGATAATAATCCCTCTGAATTAAATACATAACAGGAGGCAtcacaggagtctgccacttaAAACCACTACCTCATCAGTACACATTTTCTGGGATCCATTTCCATCATGACCAAACTCAAGAAAGAAAATTGCAATGAATATAGCTATCAACAGTACTGAATGAGCATgaacaaaatgaacacaaatagTTTTCCTTTTGAGGAAAAAACGATTGAAAATACCTCATTGAAATAGTTTGCGAAAGTAAATGCATAATTTGCCATACAGATGATCGAAGGaacttgtgagtgtgtctgcagatGAATGTACAAAAAGTCTAACTTTAACTGTAAAATGTAAAGTCTAACTTGAAATGTGAAGTACAAAGATCGTTTTTTTTAACTCTCATAAGAAGAGGTTTAACCTACAGCTTTTAAAAGTTCAATATGTAGTATGTCAAAAAGGTACGAATGTGGTTTATTGGAAAACATTGCCACCTACTGTTTAAAACGGTATCTTACACTTTTCGGCAGAATACCACGTTTTcacagttttaaaaaaagatagaaagaaagaaaaaaaaacatacagacagatagatagatctgTGTTGTGATCATGTGGTAGTTTTTAACTAAATAATCGGAAAATGATACAAGTATACCTTTTAGTATGAGTCAATTTCATTGTGTGCAACAATACAAGCATTAACAAGCATATTTTTTCGATTTCTTTTTTCAATTTCTtctgtaaagtagtatttattgttacactaggtctctattgctcgtagcttgactgttctctctcttgtacctcgccaaatgactaaatgtaaatgtaaatataaataaacagtaCAGTTTCCTCTTGTTTAAATCTCCAAAGTAATCAATACATCTGGTAAATATAAGGCAATAGTGCACAGAATGTGAGAAAGTGATGCTACAAAGAATTTACTGATAAGCTATGTAACAGTTCAGTAAATGGGAAGATATATGCTATTACATTGTGAGAGCTTGTCCATCCCTATAGAAGTACACTATTCtattttatatactgtatttttcttttaatttcaaACTAAtagaaaattgtatttatttattttttttgacaATGGGGAGTATTTCAGTGTTTGGTTGACTAACTTAATTATTTCAGTGTGATCTCTTTTCAGTGTTATTGGTAACACCCATATTTGACTTACATAACAACTGCTTCATCTATTTCTGTGAATTGCTAAATCATGAGAAGCCAGATGGagacttctgttgtgtgtggatATCATGTCACATAAATCATCATATTACATGAACAGCAGCTTTTACTGTTATTTTATTGAGTTTTATCTTGAGAGTTGCAGGCTATGAAAACACATCATTAACACAATTACCAGAGACTGGACTGGATTCACTCTGTCTTTGCTCACGTCACATATTCACAGCGGATAAAAGAAGAGACAGGAAGGGGGATACAAAAGCACAGCAGATGTGTGGATCAATACTGATCAGGGATATTGATAACCTGGTCATAAATGGGAACATGTAAAATAGATTTGTCTGCAGACATTTA contains:
- the LOC122131792 gene encoding AT-rich interactive domain-containing protein 3A-like isoform X1, translating into MVLGLKTLSEVLSNRVCCPSTLIVMDAIEAEQQAVFTSANNHPLLVPSSTTHSHFSGSQSHNHPSGGMKLEAVMENLQRQQAARLALEEKLRQAEKDKDLRSMMDSQIQQQALAFRHYQAAVRGAFAVGAPISSPGASSSERQPAHPDAHRLPERPDDSDVEDDLEGDRGMEDEDRDLEDEDIDNEGFMDDDIERPMPHYLPRHSMHSNAGQSPKHSGARVQPSFSAARQPESPGGMAQAQSQHHEWTYEEQFKQVRHCSLS
- the LOC122131792 gene encoding AT-rich interactive domain-containing protein 3A-like isoform X3, which encodes MVDNTSIATKSALQAVFTSANNHPLLVPSSTTHSHFSGSQSHNHPSGGMKLEAVMENLQRQQAARLALEEKLRQAEKDKDLRSMMDSQIQQQALAFRHYQAAVRGAFAVGAPISSPGASSSERQPAHPDAHRLPERPDDSDVEDDLEGDRGMEDEDRDLEDEDIDNEGFMDDDIERPMPHYLPRHSMHSNAGQSPKHSGARVQPSFSAARQPESPGGMAQAQSQHHEWTYEEQFKQVRHCSLS
- the LOC122131792 gene encoding AT-rich interactive domain-containing protein 3A-like isoform X2, encoding MVDNTSIATKSALQQAVFTSANNHPLLVPSSTTHSHFSGSQSHNHPSGGMKLEAVMENLQRQQAARLALEEKLRQAEKDKDLRSMMDSQIQQQALAFRHYQAAVRGAFAVGAPISSPGASSSERQPAHPDAHRLPERPDDSDVEDDLEGDRGMEDEDRDLEDEDIDNEGFMDDDIERPMPHYLPRHSMHSNAGQSPKHSGARVQPSFSAARQPESPGGMAQAQSQHHEWTYEEQFKQVRHCSLS